One window of Mesorhizobium sp. WSM4904 genomic DNA carries:
- a CDS encoding FTR1 family protein, which translates to MTALFGQIAFVVWRESTEAILVVGILQGWLAHHAGAKAATARSFLWTGVAAGLGGAFLLAGIILFLESLLDGERADYFQIGMAALAALLILQMVVWMHRQGRGLKRDLEHGAERALIAGNWVGLFLLAAVAVMREGSETVIFLYGLLASARQTTLPGTLAAVAAGFAFAAISYWLIHIAAKRFPWVVFFQVSEFLLLFLAGSLLMTALDRAIGLELVPPLSRAVWDTSWLLDDTGRLGGLVATMTGYRARPDLATILAYAIYWIAVLGLLRSPRPHRTQPCP; encoded by the coding sequence ATGACTGCTCTGTTCGGACAGATCGCCTTCGTGGTCTGGCGGGAAAGCACCGAAGCAATCCTGGTTGTCGGTATCCTGCAAGGATGGCTGGCGCATCACGCGGGCGCCAAAGCCGCGACAGCGCGGTCTTTCCTGTGGACCGGCGTCGCCGCGGGACTTGGCGGAGCCTTTCTCCTGGCCGGGATCATCCTGTTCCTGGAGAGTCTGCTCGACGGAGAGCGGGCGGACTATTTTCAGATCGGCATGGCCGCGCTCGCCGCCTTGCTCATACTGCAGATGGTGGTCTGGATGCACCGGCAAGGCAGAGGGCTCAAACGAGATCTCGAGCACGGCGCCGAGCGGGCCCTGATCGCCGGCAATTGGGTGGGACTGTTCCTGTTGGCGGCAGTCGCCGTGATGCGGGAAGGAAGCGAAACCGTCATATTCCTCTACGGCCTCCTGGCATCCGCCAGGCAAACGACGCTTCCCGGAACGCTGGCCGCCGTCGCCGCCGGGTTTGCCTTCGCCGCTATATCCTACTGGCTGATCCACATTGCCGCCAAACGCTTTCCCTGGGTCGTTTTCTTCCAGGTGAGCGAATTTCTTCTGCTGTTCCTGGCGGGATCGCTTTTGATGACCGCGCTCGACCGCGCCATCGGGTTGGAGCTGGTCCCGCCGCTGTCCAGGGCAGTTTGGGACACGTCCTGGCTGCTGGACGATACAGGCAGGCTGGGCGGCCTGGTTGCGACCATGACGGGCTATCGTGCCCGTCCCGACCTCGCAACCATCCTGGCCTATGCGATCTACTGGATAGCCGTGCTTGGGCTGCTGCGTTCACCGCGCCCGCATCGCACGCAACCATGTCCATGA
- a CDS encoding iron transporter, which yields MSRQSILFSSVVGLLAGASGVCAMEYPIGKPQLTNGMEIGAVYLQPIEMEPADMMKPAADSDIHLEADIHAARGNANGFAEGDWIPNLKIEYVLTKLGDNRQTGGVLMPMVASDGPHYGDNVKLMGPGKYSLNYTISFGASGGHAQFGRHVDKETGVAAWPAPFRVDYEFTFAGVGKKGGY from the coding sequence ATGTCACGTCAGTCGATTTTGTTCTCATCCGTCGTGGGCCTGCTGGCCGGCGCCTCGGGCGTTTGCGCGATGGAATATCCCATCGGCAAGCCTCAGCTCACGAACGGCATGGAAATCGGCGCCGTGTACCTGCAGCCGATCGAGATGGAACCGGCCGACATGATGAAGCCGGCGGCCGATTCCGACATTCACCTCGAGGCCGATATCCACGCAGCGCGCGGCAATGCCAACGGCTTCGCCGAGGGCGATTGGATCCCCAACCTCAAAATCGAATATGTGCTGACCAAGCTCGGTGATAATCGGCAAACCGGCGGCGTTTTGATGCCCATGGTCGCCAGCGACGGCCCCCACTATGGCGACAACGTGAAGCTGATGGGGCCGGGCAAATACAGCCTGAACTACACGATTTCCTTTGGCGCATCTGGCGGCCACGCGCAGTTCGGGAGGCATGTCGACAAGGAGACGGGCGTGGCGGCGTGGCCCGCGCCCTTCCGCGTCGACTATGAATTCACCTTTGCCGGCGTGGGCAAGAAGGGCGGCTACTAG
- a CDS encoding helix-turn-helix domain-containing protein, with amino-acid sequence MLDEMTHEGVAPEELPLFRGLPASRRSELLRHAMVHSVSPGTVLFEQGDVPNFQLIVLAGSAQLFGRSAEGREVLIEAVRAPDLVIPAAVLTGAPYLMQARVPEPSRFLLIHAAAFRAAVDEDPLLAHAVIGSLAHQFRRMVRQIKNLKLRTATQRVGCYLLALSKRQGTPDRAVLPFEKTLIASELGITRESFSRALSSLGTSGIRVDGQTIEILDASRLAAECRPDPLIDGADAEDFLV; translated from the coding sequence TTGTTGGATGAAATGACGCATGAGGGCGTGGCGCCGGAAGAACTGCCGCTGTTTCGGGGGCTGCCGGCATCCCGCCGGAGCGAACTGCTGCGGCATGCCATGGTGCACAGCGTTTCCCCAGGCACCGTCCTGTTCGAACAAGGCGACGTGCCGAACTTCCAACTGATCGTGCTGGCTGGATCCGCGCAATTGTTCGGACGATCGGCCGAGGGCCGTGAAGTCTTGATCGAGGCTGTCCGGGCCCCGGATCTCGTCATCCCCGCCGCCGTCCTGACCGGTGCGCCTTATCTCATGCAGGCCCGGGTGCCCGAACCTTCGCGATTTTTGTTGATTCACGCGGCAGCGTTTCGAGCGGCCGTCGACGAGGATCCTTTGCTGGCGCACGCCGTGATCGGAAGCCTCGCGCACCAATTTCGACGCATGGTCCGTCAGATCAAGAACCTCAAGTTGAGAACCGCGACCCAGCGTGTCGGATGCTATCTCCTGGCCCTGTCGAAGCGGCAAGGCACGCCGGACCGAGCCGTTCTGCCATTCGAGAAGACGCTCATAGCCTCCGAGCTCGGCATTACCCGCGAGTCATTTTCGCGCGCATTGTCGAGCCTGGGAACGTCGGGCATCCGCGTCGACGGCCAGACGATCGAAATTCTCGATGCATCCCGCCTTGCCGCCGAATGCAGGCCCGACCCGCTCATTGACGGAGCGGACGCCGAGGACTTTCTGGTCTAG
- a CDS encoding MFS transporter, translating into MKTTVNEKSGQILGASTAAFTVCFAVWTIFSIIGIRIRQELGLSETQFGLLVGTPILTGSLIRVALGIWTDRYGGRIVFTVNMLAAAVATFLLSYAHTYPQMLVAALGVGIAGGSFSVGVAYVSRWFPPQRQGTALGIFGAGNVGAAVTKFLAPFVLVAFGWQAVAQVWAAALVVMTVIFWLTTDDDPVIVERRRSGIKPKSAWLELEPLKNVQIWRFALYYFFVFGAFVALALWLPQYLINVYGLDIKTAGMIAAFFSVPASLFRAYGGHLSDSFGARRVLYWTFFVSVVATFILSYPPTDYIVHGVNGTTTSFHIEMGLFGFIVTIFVLGFFMALGKAAVYKHIPVYYPDHVGSVGGLVGMIGGLGGFVLPILFGLLLDLTGLWTSCFMALFLLVSGALLWMHMAIRQMERGTVGEALAKLPPFPEMQQMPEPVAKTRTGGALTDWRPEDKTFWAETGRRIAKRNLWLSIPALLLSFAIWQVWSVVVAKLPLVGFTFTTDQLFWLAALPGISGATLRIFYSFMVPIFGGRLWTTLTTWSLIIPAVGIGYAVQNPDTPYVVLLILALLCGFGGGNFASSMANISFFFPKAEKGNALALNAGLGNLGVSVVQFVVPLAITTGIFGWLGGDPAMVKGPTGDAPLWLQNAGFVFVPFIIVSAFASWFGMNDIASAKASFSEQAVIFQRRHNWIMCWLYTGTFGSFIGYSAGFPLLTKMLFPDVNALQFAFLGPLVGALSRSGSGWLADKYGGARVTFSAFVLMIAGVAGVLWFIGIKDQPGAFFGFFAAFLLLFFATGVGNASTFQMIPVIMAKEMGRLLPKANAEVRRQQAEKESAAITGFTSAIAAFGAFFIPKSYGTSIALTGSPNAALWAFLLFYVSCLAITWAVYTRKGGLLHDIERAKRGAPVHPAAAE; encoded by the coding sequence ATGAAAACGACCGTGAATGAGAAGTCCGGTCAAATCCTGGGCGCGAGCACGGCCGCATTTACGGTATGCTTCGCGGTCTGGACCATCTTCTCCATTATTGGCATTCGCATTCGCCAGGAACTCGGCCTGAGCGAGACGCAGTTCGGCCTGCTCGTCGGCACGCCGATCCTGACGGGCTCCCTGATCAGGGTCGCGCTTGGCATCTGGACCGATCGCTACGGCGGCCGGATCGTCTTCACGGTGAACATGCTGGCGGCCGCGGTCGCGACTTTCCTTCTGTCCTATGCCCACACCTATCCGCAAATGCTGGTCGCCGCCCTCGGCGTCGGCATCGCCGGCGGTTCCTTTTCGGTCGGTGTCGCCTATGTGTCACGCTGGTTTCCGCCGCAAAGACAAGGTACGGCGCTCGGCATCTTTGGCGCGGGCAATGTCGGTGCCGCGGTCACCAAATTTCTCGCCCCCTTCGTGCTCGTCGCCTTCGGATGGCAGGCCGTGGCGCAGGTCTGGGCAGCGGCCCTCGTCGTCATGACCGTCATCTTCTGGCTCACGACGGACGATGATCCGGTCATCGTCGAACGCCGGCGCTCAGGCATCAAGCCGAAAAGCGCCTGGCTCGAGCTCGAGCCTCTGAAGAACGTCCAGATCTGGCGTTTCGCGCTCTACTATTTCTTCGTGTTCGGCGCCTTTGTCGCGCTCGCGCTCTGGCTGCCGCAATATCTCATCAATGTCTACGGCCTCGACATCAAGACCGCCGGCATGATTGCGGCCTTCTTCTCGGTGCCGGCGAGCCTATTTCGCGCCTATGGCGGACACCTTTCGGACAGCTTCGGCGCGCGCCGCGTGCTCTACTGGACCTTCTTCGTCTCGGTCGTGGCGACCTTCATTCTATCCTATCCGCCGACCGACTACATCGTCCACGGCGTCAACGGCACGACGACCTCCTTCCACATCGAGATGGGCCTTTTCGGCTTCATCGTCACGATCTTCGTGCTCGGCTTCTTCATGGCGCTCGGCAAGGCCGCCGTCTACAAGCACATCCCGGTCTACTATCCCGACCATGTCGGTTCGGTCGGCGGGCTTGTCGGCATGATCGGCGGCCTGGGCGGCTTCGTGCTGCCGATCCTGTTCGGCTTGCTGCTCGACCTGACCGGCCTCTGGACGAGCTGCTTCATGGCGCTCTTCCTGCTGGTCTCCGGCGCGCTGCTCTGGATGCATATGGCCATCCGCCAGATGGAACGTGGAACTGTCGGCGAGGCTCTCGCCAAGCTGCCGCCTTTCCCCGAAATGCAGCAAATGCCGGAGCCTGTGGCAAAGACCCGGACGGGCGGCGCCCTTACCGACTGGCGTCCGGAGGATAAGACCTTCTGGGCCGAAACCGGCCGCCGCATCGCGAAGCGCAACCTGTGGCTTTCGATCCCGGCGCTGCTGCTTTCCTTCGCCATCTGGCAGGTGTGGTCGGTCGTCGTCGCCAAGCTTCCGCTCGTCGGTTTCACCTTCACCACCGATCAGCTCTTCTGGCTCGCCGCTCTGCCCGGAATCTCCGGGGCGACGCTGCGCATCTTCTATTCCTTCATGGTGCCGATCTTCGGCGGCAGGCTCTGGACGACGCTGACGACCTGGTCGCTCATCATACCGGCTGTCGGCATCGGCTATGCGGTGCAGAACCCCGACACGCCTTATGTCGTGCTGTTGATCCTGGCGCTGCTCTGCGGCTTCGGCGGCGGCAACTTCGCCTCCTCCATGGCCAACATCTCCTTCTTCTTCCCGAAGGCGGAGAAGGGAAATGCTCTCGCGCTCAACGCCGGCCTCGGCAATCTCGGTGTCAGCGTCGTCCAGTTCGTCGTGCCGCTGGCGATCACCACAGGGATATTCGGCTGGCTCGGCGGCGATCCGGCCATGGTCAAGGGGCCGACCGGCGATGCGCCGCTCTGGCTGCAGAATGCCGGCTTCGTCTTCGTCCCGTTCATCATAGTCTCGGCCTTCGCGAGCTGGTTCGGCATGAACGACATCGCTTCGGCCAAGGCATCCTTCAGCGAGCAGGCCGTGATCTTCCAGCGCCGTCACAACTGGATCATGTGCTGGCTGTACACGGGCACCTTCGGATCCTTCATCGGGTATTCGGCCGGCTTCCCGCTGCTCACCAAGATGCTGTTTCCGGACGTCAACGCGCTCCAGTTCGCCTTCCTCGGCCCGCTCGTCGGCGCCCTCTCGCGTTCAGGTTCCGGCTGGCTTGCGGATAAATACGGCGGCGCGCGCGTCACCTTCTCGGCCTTCGTGCTGATGATCGCAGGCGTCGCTGGAGTCTTGTGGTTCATCGGCATCAAGGATCAGCCGGGCGCGTTCTTCGGCTTCTTCGCGGCCTTCCTGCTCCTGTTCTTCGCCACCGGCGTCGGCAACGCCTCCACCTTCCAGATGATCCCGGTGATCATGGCCAAGGAGATGGGCCGCTTGTTGCCCAAGGCCAACGCCGAAGTGCGTCGCCAGCAGGCGGAGAAGGAGTCCGCAGCCATTACCGGCTTCACCTCGGCGATCGCGGCCTTCGGTGCGTTCTTCATCCCGAAGAGCTACGGCACCTCGATCGCGCTCACGGGCTCGCCGAACGCCGCGTTATGGGCCTTCCTTCTGTTCTACGTGAGCTGTCTGGCCATCACCTGGGCTGTCTATACCCGCAAGGGCGGCCTTCTCCATGACATCGAGCGCGCCAAGCGCGGCGCGCCCGTCCATCCGGCCGCAGCCGAATAA
- a CDS encoding cupredoxin domain-containing protein: MDSASTGLAAIVVGACLLATAAIADESPTFVVDLKDGVITPPSLEVPANSQFRLELRNSGSNPVEFESIELRKEKVLGPGAASFVVIRRLDPGEYRFFDDFHPGMPPATLVAKEPAVQ; the protein is encoded by the coding sequence ATGGATAGCGCTTCTACCGGTCTGGCGGCGATTGTTGTCGGAGCCTGCCTGCTGGCGACCGCCGCGATCGCGGACGAAAGCCCCACCTTCGTGGTCGACCTCAAGGACGGGGTGATCACGCCGCCGTCCCTCGAAGTGCCAGCCAACTCCCAGTTCAGATTGGAGCTTCGCAATAGCGGATCCAACCCCGTGGAATTCGAGAGCATCGAGTTGCGCAAGGAGAAGGTGCTGGGGCCTGGGGCGGCTTCGTTCGTCGTGATCCGACGCCTCGATCCCGGCGAATATCGCTTCTTCGACGATTTTCATCCCGGCATGCCGCCTGCCACGCTTGTCGCCAAGGAACCGGCGGTTCAATGA